The Perca fluviatilis chromosome 18, GENO_Pfluv_1.0, whole genome shotgun sequence genomic interval ggttcagATTTAAGGTGTGTTTACTAGATTCAATTGCATTATTTGGCCGGTATTTTAAGAAAAACTTGTGATTTCATGGTCTGTATTAACCCAGCAGGTCAGGTGTTTTTGTTTACCTGTAAACCAGTGAATCATCATAGGTGCCATTATATTGGATCTGAAACATGCGTATTCCAGGAATACTCGTCTGGAAGTTAAACTTGACCAGGGCCGAGGTGGACGTGGCCTCAGCAATCACTACTTTCTTCTCCTGGCTTGTCTTGGCGTTCCCCAGAGGCAACCCCCCCACCTCTGCCCCAGTTTTGGTCACTGTGGCGATATCTGATGATCCGGGGTCGGGCTCCTGCTCCGCGACTGTGTTGTTGGTGATGTGAGGGAGTTTAGTGATGACCAGATCCACCGTCTGCTGGGCCTCACCTGCCGGGTTGGAGGCCACGCAGGTGAAGGAACCTGGAACACAAACTAAATCGATTATGGTCCTTCGTGATATTTATTGTGATATACGGATAAATGTTGCTGGCCACACATGCATTCAAGTTGCAATATCAGAATATCTAGTcatatttaaagaaatagtttgacattttggaaacttTTCCGGGGCCCCAATGGTCCTGAGTTGAATGATAATGTAACTAATGATTTTATGTTAGTCCCTGTTGATTCGCACAAAAATGTGAAGGATTACTTCAGGACATCGCACTTACTTCATCAGTGAGCATATCtgtttcactttttcttttgctAATGTATGAGTGTAATGTGAAAAACTACAacctatgtgtttttttttcatataaatATTGTTATGATAATAGTCTAAAATGATGTGTAAATGCATAGTTTCTAGTCAAATAAGATACAATTATTATATACAATTATTGAGGGAGACCCCCAAATCCCACAACCACACGGCGTCCACACCCCCAGCACATCACCAAAGCCCTCCAGAAACCAGAGACCTTTATTCCAGTTTGCATTCAATGTGTTAGGAAATGACCAATGTGGATGGGAACTGaccaaaaaaaggaaacactttaaatgtattattgcaGCGCCAAAAGGTGCAGAGAAAATGTTTGGGTGCATTGGAATTAAAAAGTTAGGCACACCAGTGCAACCAATGTAAAACGTTAGTCTGCCTTGCCCTCACAGCGTGGTTGTCCGACTCCTCCCCACTTCTCCCCTGGCCTGGCCTTTCTCCATTGCCATGTCTGTGCCTTCCCCTGGCcctatatacatatacatatatatataaatgtgttgGGTGCCTTTATATAAGCTCAGGATATTCCAGAAGTTGTTGTTTTGGTGGTTATGTAGTAGGAAATGTGTTGTTCATTGTGCTGTGGGAAATGTTGCCCTGTCTGGCCATACTGAGTCTTGTGGGAATGTATAATGGGTCCTATATTCTTGGACGTTTTAACCTTGAACTTTGTGGGCCTTAGCTCTGTGACTGGGCAGTTAGGAAACAGGGATGTTTCTAGTTGAAGGGAGGGAAGCGTGTGATAGATTTTATGTTAGCCCCTGTTGATTGTATCGCACAAGGTTGCCATAGGATAAAGGGGTGGGATGAAGAGTTCCCGGGGAGGGGTTGGGTCTGGATGGTCACCCTAGATTTGCAAAAACTCTCGCACGTCACTGCCTTGAGGTCGATGCCTATCCTCAACCATCTCGCGAGAGTTTCGCAAATTTAGAGTTACTATTTCGACATGAACccggggaggaagagagagagagagcgagagagagagagagagagagagagagtgataaaTAAAGCGTTTTCTTATTAAACCACCTATGATTAGGTGGTTACAATAAGATTGATACCATTTTCATATCTATAAATATAAGGctaagtgtaaaaacaacaaatggtGGTATTACTGGAGTTTTCTCATCACCATGAGGTCGTTTTTACACTTACATTTTGTACAGATAAAACAAACATGATGGTGGTTTAGTGAGTTTAAGAGGTGCTGGAAGGTGGAATGTGTTGTGTTTGGTTTGGATGGAGTCAGGCTAGCCATTCCCCCCATTTACAGTCCGCTAAGccaagctaactggctgctggctgtactgtagcttcatatttgatggacagacatgagagtggtatcaatcttcttgtctaactctcagcaagaaagcacaTAAGTTGGCATTTTTGATGATTTAACCactaaaacataaatgtgttAATAAGTATATTTTTGAAAATAGATGTATATGACTTGGCCAACAAAGTGAAGAAGAAATGTATCATTCCAATGTGACTTTAATCAGTGTGCGAGCCAACACTCCTTCACGCTCTAAACTTTATCGCCTGATGTAGACAAATGCTTCAGTCCTTCTTCAGTCTTCTGCGTATACCAGCAAACAACTAATTTCGTTCAGTCAACAACACAAGCACAGCTCCCGGAGTGTAAACAGACCAGAGTCCTTGACAGTGCTGATGAGGATGTCCAGCGTGCCGTCTGTGTGGACCGCGGCCCTAGAGGAATTGGACATAAGGCGTCCGTCGGGGGCGATCCAGTGGATAATAGGGTCGGGGTCACCCCTGGCTTTACAGCGCAGAGTCACACTCTGACCCTCCAAAGCTCGCAGCTCCTGAGGCAGAAGGAGGAAAGGCGGTTAGTGGGAGGACTTCATATTCATATGTTAAATACAGAGATGCACTGATTAGATAATGCACTAAATCCAAAAATTGAAAAacacttattacacttattattaaCAGTCATTATACGTTGTGCTGTAAGTTTGACTTGGATATTATCTTATAATGAATGCCCTTACTGATcatgttgtgttttaaaaagCTTCCTATTCCCTGCAAATATAATCAATAATTGATCACTCTAGATATGGAATTTGCATGCTTATGAAGGCAAGATAATCAATGTGACAGTACATTGCAGTGTATATGAATGAGTCCAAGTAAAACATAATTTTCTTCTGCAATTATGCAAAAGAAGTCTGCGGAATGTAAATGAGATGATATAGCTGTAGCTGTTTGGCAAGGATTTGATAGGATAACGTTGTTTGGATGCATGAATCAAGGGGTAAATCACTGTAAGCTTTCCCTGTGTAAAAGGGCTTCACTGCGGATCCATCATAAACCTGCAAATAGCTTTATTAAAATGGTAACTGAAAATCCTGTTAAAGAACTTCTCTAAAAACTCTCCACAGGCCacagtttgattacatttttaaagtagGTTCAATGTATTTTACAATATTTAGTTAGCTGAGAGGCCCAGATGAGACCTACAAGTCTTGTTAGACTCTTCTGGCTCGCAAAGCTAATATTTGGTGTGACAGCCAAAGAAAGCACCAAATGCCACCTAGGATTAACTAAGGCAGAATCCAATGTCTGCTCAGAGAGTGCAACTGTAGCGAGTGTTGTGTCGTACAGTGCACAGCTCAATTTGGAGGTCATACTTGAGAGTGCCTGGTGATGAGAGGAGGCTCACACAGGAACTCTTCCTCTGAAACAGTCCAGAAATAGCGTCCGGCGAGGTGTTGCGGTGAGGCACAGGTTTCCAGATCATCCTCCCTCCGCAACCTCCGCAGCCAGAGCAGCTCACAGTTACACCTCAGCGGGTTCCCTCCGAAGCTCAACGCGAACGACATAGGCCCCATTATCCCAGAGGTGGCCAGGACCCCTGCTCTTTGGAAAATAGGGTCAGGAGGAAGCTTCTGGAGTTTGTTGGAAGTTACGTCCAGCCTCTTGAGCTTCTGTAGCCCAGAGAATGTGCCTTCTGGGATGTAGCTGAGCATGTTGTGGTCCAAATTGAGAGTGTGGAGACTGGGCATCCTTTGAATGGCCACCCATGGCGCACTTTCCAAGTTGTTGTAGGATAAATCCAGCTCTTCCAGTGCAGTCAGGTCATTAAATGCCCCAATCTGGATGTGGGTGAGCTGGTTGTTGTTGAGGATGAGGTGGTGCAGCTTGGACATGCCGCTGAAGGTGTCGTTGAGGATGCGGGACAGCCGATTGCTATCAAGGTGAAGGGCTCGTAAGTTCTCCAGGTCTTTGAAAGCGTGAGGTGCGATGGAGCCGATAGTGTTCCGAGAGAGGGTCAGGTCCACCAGCCTGGTCATGTTGGCAAAGTCTTTGCGTTTGATGCTGGTTACAAAGTTATCCCCAAGACGCATCTCCACCGTGTGCCTGTCGATGTTCGGGGGCACAAAAAGAAGCCCCTTTTTGTCGCACAAAGTCGCCAGGTTGGGGTTAAGCACTTGGCAGACACAGCGTTTGGGGCAGACCTGAACTTTGTGGGCCTTCACAGCCACACCGAGGACTATCAGGTAAACCAGGAGAGACTCCATTTGGCTTTTCAGTCAGGTTAACGCacctaaaaaaacatcaaagcaTAAAGAGAGAAATAGAAGGGTGTATTATTCATTGAGCAGTTAAAAAATGCAAAGCATGAAATCTGTGATTATTTGTATCTTTATCAAACTATAGTtggttataccatggtctgggtgaatactcaattctgaCTGGCTGCATAttatagggttagggttatatgggtgtccataaaaaagtgatataggacacctactaaaggagttctggtgaaactgactgtttactgttctaaattaatgctacattaaaacaaaaaggaaatgtgaatcTGTTATTTTTAACATTGAGTGCTGCTTCAGtgcctcgtcctctgaacaccacaggatggcgctaacacacacgtaagaagtaagttatactggccctcttaaaggtgctgtaggtaggattgtgaagatccaggacttagccaaacaatttgaacatcgacaacttctcagtccctccccgcTTTCCGCTTAAgccccaaaacggtctcctaaacCTCCCTcacaagggagaattaatgtgtgtgcatgagcagtgattgacacgcagttagatatcccccctggccctgattggtgcatctgaacagggagcggtggatttttgcaaatcgcactgtagagtttttttttaattataattaaaaaaaaaactctacagtgcgatttgcaaaatatatatattttgaagtAACGTAATTCGGCCATTGCAGCTGACCATACGAACGTTGGCCCAACGTTGTATTTCTGTCAGATAGGTCGGGCCATCGCAGCTGACCATGCCAACGTTGGCCCAACGTTGTATTTCTGTTGTATAGGTTGGGCCAACGTAACCAACCAATATTGACGTTGGCCCAACGTCTGTTTGCTACCTGGGTACCTGCTTcttgtagttctactggaacataaggtcagtttcagcaaatatgacactACTGCCCCTCTTGACTGattttgtttcacagcgaataacatTATCTCACATGCCGTTTGCTGTTCAGGTCGCCACTTCAGGCTGCGGCCGACAGTAacattacacatcgcggatAAAATTGTTCGTAAAAATGGTTGTATTGTTTTGGGGataatgacatggctggatagctagcttgtcttgtcgGTCAACATACTGTCaggttatttttactgattgctaGCTGTACACAATGTGATTGACTTCGGCTCTTGCttgcatagcgttagctttctggcttgtATCTGAGCCGACTATAAATATCTCCctttgctaagggaggcaagtcgtatctaaggtccttCCTATTTCCTGGAGGAGTGAACAACATTTGCATTGCATGAGAACCTTataggatgggaatgattgttccaggtattagtcaaaccgtcaggcgtaaccagggaaacagagttattgtttgtaaaaattttaGATTTCGAttataaaactaattaaaatataaactaattttttaaaaatatgttatttggcaagtgaccatggtataattgtcaggtattaatggacgatggtgaggcgtgaaccgtccgacctgacaatggacacctcgtcgggcattaacccttacgtAATCCCACATGTACCAAGAGCTCCCCTTTTAGAAAGGGAATTGGGGGATTCTACTGTGAAAAGTTAGAGCTTTTCCGCTAGATTTGAAACACCATCATTGCCAGCTCACAGCTGAGATTTACAGAGAGTCCAAATTCTAAGCAGGAAGCTAAGAGAGTCGATGCCCGAACAAACAATAAACGCTGTGCAATTAGACATTAATTAGTCACCTGCAGACTTCAGAGTGAAACATCCCCAGTAACCTTGTATGATTTTTGTGACAGCTCTCCTTTATAGCCTCTGCTCCCCCCGATCATACTTTTTTTGATATGATAATGCCAGTCCTTTTATGTTTGTGTACAGAAGGATGAAAGTAACAGGCAGCCCAGAGCCTCATCAGAATTAGACTGATGTCTCCCAGGATCATATTGCCAATAGGAAGGGATGATTGGCCCTAGCGCCTCAGCGAAGATTTGCTATGCCTTACTATTGAttttctctctgctgctactcTTACTTATGACACACATCTGAGATGGGGGATAAGGAGGGATCCATTTGATGAATCCCGAGACCTTGTCAGGGatatagcatgtcataaaacTAAGACAGTGGAGATCAGATCACAACTCTGCAGGTGCACCACACGATGTACCAGAGCAAGAGTGACATTAGCTGTGATTATTTTTAGAACTGAAATTTAGTGTCATTTTGGTAGAACATGCAATATTCAGCCCTGTGGGTGTCCCATTACAGCACACAGAAAGGAACACCAATCTAATGAAACACAGGGAACAAAAGATCCAATCCCACAACTGTAGTAAAAGGCTAACCTTTAAATACAGAAGAGACTGGCTGATTTATGATTATAGCTTTCTGTGGTCCACTGATAATGTCTCCATTGTCGACGTCGGGTCTTGGAGAGTGTGCATAAAAGTCTTGCCTCAGCAAAGATCCTGCCAGCTGAGTACCTTCATGCTTCAAAAGCCTTTGCTGCACCGGAACTGTGACACACAACTcacagtgtaataacaacaataataagttgaatatgaggaaaatatcataGAGTAAAGAAAACAATGTGATGTGCTTACCCTGTGGGGGCATGCTTTTAACGTGAGGAGGGGAGTGAAGGAAGGCATCCAATGACAACAGTTGCATTTTGACAGCTGGGTAAAATGTATAACGGCCTGACAAGGAGGCAGGAAAGAGGTCGCCTTAAAATGGCTCAATACGGCAAAGGGAGGAATGATATCATTGGAGCGAGCATGCCGGGTGTAACATTTTCAAGAATACTGCTGATCGAGCAGCAATGCATCAGTGTCTTTCTCGACCCATTTTTACAGGAGACAACTTTACCAAGTCACACAAGAGCCCCATTTTGTGGATTGCAGTCTGAGGTGCAGTGGTGCAGAGATCTGAGCTGCTAAGAAATGGACTGTGGAGTCATTATTAAATGTTGTCAAGGCTCTCCTTAAAGATGGCAGATGACTTCAGTGACAAGCTGTGCTGCAAGGCTATGTGTAGTGGTACCAAAGTAGAAACTGTAA includes:
- the lrfn5b gene encoding leucine-rich repeat and fibronectin type-III domain-containing protein 5, with amino-acid sequence MESLLVYLIVLGVAVKAHKVQVCPKRCVCQVLNPNLATLCDKKGLLFVPPNIDRHTVEMRLGDNFVTSIKRKDFANMTRLVDLTLSRNTIGSIAPHAFKDLENLRALHLDSNRLSRILNDTFSGMSKLHHLILNNNQLTHIQIGAFNDLTALEELDLSYNNLESAPWVAIQRMPSLHTLNLDHNMLSYIPEGTFSGLQKLKRLDVTSNKLQKLPPDPIFQRAGVLATSGIMGPMSFALSFGGNPLRCNCELLWLRRLRREDDLETCASPQHLAGRYFWTVSEEEFLCEPPLITRHSQELRALEGQSVTLRCKARGDPDPIIHWIAPDGRLMSNSSRAAVHTDGTLDILISTVKDSGSFTCVASNPAGEAQQTVDLVITKLPHITNNTVAEQEPDPGSSDIATVTKTGAEVGGLPLGNAKTSQEKKVVIAEATSTSALVKFNFQTSIPGIRMFQIQYNGTYDDSLVYRMIPPTSKSILVNNLAAGTHYDLCVLAIYDDQVTSLTATRVIGCIHFTTEPQYLRCHFMQSQFLGGTIVVIIGGIIVASVLAFIIFLIVRYRVCNQGDADKALEMGDIRSLSSDGQLQGCGIPKSLSKQVLRPEKNDKECLRIALPPTEPAKQRPPVAVATTKPSVPDCTVSTSAASHSWHPASPGAPRPKRFSAPSKPLEARRAEAQVDVELDNMNRNNSSEVKMTTAVTLAVPGQPTKWTAVPRVQRPQQAARHYMTVPAGGVRVNRRHSLNADSYMERFYVAYPKPGASLRSKRSLSMSGELPQLESTTNMHRARDKLSRSEWLLESTL